One genomic window of Cannabis sativa cultivar Pink pepper isolate KNU-18-1 chromosome 2, ASM2916894v1, whole genome shotgun sequence includes the following:
- the LOC133034871 gene encoding uncharacterized protein LOC133034871, with translation MENHNEEWEIVDYPSNDEDSNEWKMSWILSKGLGIGKKILITGFVMSSAPLVLPPLVVISAIGFVVSVPSGIFLASYACTEKFMNKLLPMPYRNGEEDYYSDMQKEEDEERKDIQRGVKSRIELEDERASSNDEIEGADYGEGVKGNAVEIPIEENGYEKDLGKEKAEEKLMVESKNERKEEPVKVEEVVVLNLTEADDGSGISTVDDVFTAVIEEKESEEREEDLTKETRTLLEQIRDEGKADDQKSSQDSSTSKGVKTGELPVSSGAEVKDAGSTSEKGVKSVPSSEAKKKKNVKKKPQEQQQQKVSNIDEEKVWEQIEAVRGIVGYKGTPQKSSIEEVRALYIFTGVEPPASFEENTDMAQVDSKLQFLMSIIGVK, from the exons ATGGAGAATCACAATGAGGAGTGGGAAATTGTGGATTATCCATCCAATGATGAAGATAGTAATGAATGGAAAATGAGTTGGATTTTGAGCAAGGGTTTGGGAATTGGGAAGAAAATACTTATCACTGGGTTTGTAATGTCTTCTGCACCTTTGGTTCTTCCACCACTTGTGGTGATTTCTGCAATTGGGTTTGTTGTTTCAGTCCCATCTGGGATTTTCTTGGCTAGCTATGCTTGTACTGAAAAGTTCATGAATAAGCTTCTCCCTATGCCTTATAGAAATGGAGAAGAAGATTACTATAGTGACATGCAAAAAGAGGAAGATGAGGAAAGAAAGGATATACAAAGAGGGGTTAAATCGAGAATTGAATTGGAAGATGAGAGGGCTAGTAGTAATGATGAAATTGAAGGGGCTGATTATGGGGAAGGAGTTAAAGGAAATGCAGTAGAGATTCCTATAGAAGAAAATGGCTATGAGAAAGATTTGGGGAAGGAAAAAGCAGAGGAAAAGTTGATGGTAGAAAGTAAAAATGAGAGGAAGGAAGAGCCAGTCAAAGTAGAGGAAGTTGTGGTTTTGAATTTGACTGAGGCTGATGATGGGAGTGGAATTTCAACTGTTGATGATGTATTTACTGCTGTGATTGAAGAAAAAGAGAgtgaagaaagagaagaggatTTGACAAAAGAGACAAGGACTTTGCTGGAACAAATCAGGGATGAAGGAAAAGCTGATGACCAAAAATCTTCTCAAG ATTCTTCAACTTCCAAGGGGGTTAAAACTGGTGAGCTTCCTGTTTCAAGTGGGGCTGAGGTTAAAGATGCTGGAAGCACTTCTGAAAAAGGAGTCAAAAGTGTCCCTTCGAGTGAG gcaaagaagaagaagaatgtgaAAAAGAAGCCACAAGAGCAGCAGCAGCAGAAG GTTTCTAATATTGATGAGGAGAAGGTGTGGGAACAGATTGAAGCTGTAAGAGGTATAGTTGGATACAAAGGCACACCCCAAAAGTCAAGTATAGAAGAAGTTAGAGCTCTCTACATCTTCACCGGCGTAGAGCCCCCTGCATCCTTTGAGGAAAACACTGATATGGCTCAAGTTGACAGCAAACTCCAGTTTCTTATGTCCATAATTGGAGTTAAATAG